The following proteins are encoded in a genomic region of Porphyrobacter sp. CACIAM 03H1:
- a CDS encoding NADPH-dependent FMN reductase, with product MADRILVFYGSYRSDRQGIRLADWCMRQLKARGADVELIDAQAVGLPMLDRMYKEYPKGEAPEALETLAGKIRAADAFLFVVGEYNWSVQPGLKNLTDHFLEEWFWRPAAIASYSAGRFGGVRAALAWRDILGEMGMVVVSSTIAVGPMKDTMDEAGEPVGEGGKALERQFPRFADDLAWWTAAAKAQRERAKPPY from the coding sequence ATGGCCGACCGCATCCTCGTGTTCTACGGGTCCTACCGCAGCGACCGGCAGGGCATCCGGCTGGCCGACTGGTGCATGCGCCAGCTCAAGGCGCGCGGGGCCGATGTCGAGCTGATCGACGCGCAGGCGGTGGGCCTGCCGATGCTCGACCGGATGTACAAGGAATACCCCAAGGGCGAGGCCCCGGAGGCGCTGGAGACGCTCGCGGGCAAGATCCGCGCGGCGGACGCCTTCCTGTTCGTGGTCGGCGAGTACAACTGGAGCGTGCAGCCGGGCCTCAAGAACCTCACCGACCACTTCCTCGAGGAGTGGTTCTGGCGCCCCGCCGCGATCGCGTCCTATTCCGCCGGTCGCTTTGGCGGGGTGCGGGCGGCGCTGGCGTGGCGGGACATCCTCGGCGAGATGGGGATGGTGGTGGTCTCGAGCACCATCGCGGTCGGCCCGATGAAGGACACGATGGACGAGGCGGGCGAGCCGGTGGGCGAGGGCGGCAAGGCGCTGGAACGGCAGTTCCCTCGCTTTGCCGACGATCTCGCGTGGTGGACCGCCGCGGCGAAGGCGCAGCGGGAGCGGGCGAAGCCGCCCTACTGA
- a CDS encoding MFS transporter, with protein MAAGDEERAAIGASAMRKALWRIIPLILVAYLFAYLDRVNVSFAATDMNADLGFSATVYGLGGGLFFLGYALFEIPSNLLLVRFGARQWIARIMVTWGLLSAGMMFVETPSQFYILRFLLGVAEAGFYPGVIYYFSSWFPPCHRSRAVSRFYIAVPLASLLMGAVSGWLLSLDGMAGLAGWQWLFLAQGLPTVLVGIAVFVWLPDRPASVTWLTPDERDWIEEELAREQRLIGAPARHSILAVLRHPRVLMNGTIGFLVIGANITFTLSVPMILAEAAGMGQATAGWMVSAGGVLGVILMLALGQVADRRSDRFFYAFWCAAIIAAAFFVIALSGSPPVVALAFLAFAATAPSVPMLLSSAWPETLSQSELAVGAAAINTMAQIGAFVSPFAWGALADSTGSFDAGLIGIGTMVTACAWLIWVLRAQVRARMMQPAVV; from the coding sequence ATGGCGGCAGGGGACGAGGAACGGGCGGCCATCGGCGCTTCGGCGATGCGCAAGGCCTTGTGGCGGATCATCCCGCTGATCCTCGTCGCCTACCTCTTCGCCTATCTCGACCGGGTCAACGTCAGCTTCGCGGCGACCGACATGAACGCCGATCTCGGCTTCAGCGCGACGGTCTATGGCCTCGGCGGCGGGCTGTTCTTCCTCGGCTATGCGCTGTTCGAGATCCCCTCCAACCTCCTGCTGGTGCGCTTCGGGGCGCGCCAGTGGATCGCGCGGATCATGGTGACATGGGGGCTGCTGTCGGCGGGCATGATGTTCGTCGAGACCCCCTCGCAGTTCTACATCCTGCGCTTCCTGCTGGGGGTGGCCGAGGCGGGGTTCTACCCCGGGGTCATCTACTATTTCTCGAGCTGGTTTCCCCCCTGCCACCGCAGCCGCGCGGTCAGCCGCTTCTATATCGCCGTGCCGCTCGCCTCGCTGCTGATGGGCGCGGTGTCGGGCTGGCTGCTGTCGCTCGACGGGATGGCGGGGCTGGCGGGCTGGCAATGGCTGTTCCTCGCGCAGGGGCTGCCGACGGTGCTGGTGGGGATCGCGGTGTTCGTCTGGCTGCCCGACCGCCCCGCCAGCGTGACCTGGCTGACCCCGGACGAACGCGACTGGATCGAGGAGGAGCTCGCCCGCGAACAGCGGCTGATCGGCGCGCCCGCCCGGCACAGCATCCTTGCCGTCCTGCGCCATCCCCGGGTGCTGATGAACGGCACCATCGGCTTTCTGGTGATCGGGGCGAACATCACCTTCACCCTCTCGGTGCCGATGATCCTCGCCGAGGCGGCGGGGATGGGGCAGGCGACGGCGGGGTGGATGGTGAGCGCGGGCGGGGTGCTCGGGGTGATACTGATGCTCGCGCTCGGCCAGGTCGCGGACCGCCGGAGCGACCGGTTCTTCTACGCCTTCTGGTGCGCGGCGATCATCGCCGCCGCCTTCTTCGTGATCGCCCTGTCGGGATCGCCGCCGGTGGTGGCGCTGGCCTTCCTCGCCTTCGCCGCCACCGCGCCGAGCGTGCCGATGCTGCTGTCCTCGGCCTGGCCCGAGACGCTTTCCCAGAGCGAGCTGGCAGTGGGGGCCGCGGCGATCAACACCATGGCCCAGATCGGCGCCTTCGTCTCGCCCTTCGCCTGGGGGGCGCTGGCAGATTCGACCGGGAGCTTCGATGCCGGGCTGATCGGGATCGGGACGATGGTGACGGCCTGCGCCTGGCTGATCTGGGTGCTGCGCGCACAGGTGCGCGCGCGGATGATGCAGCCTGCGGTGGTCTGA